Proteins from one Candidatus Margulisiibacteriota bacterium genomic window:
- a CDS encoding LysM domain-containing protein, with translation MGTATTFASSIAARVPVYFHRVRDGETVSAIADRFNVTAKLDATDSVELRAGNILVIDFRNGELKAS, from the coding sequence ATGGGTACTGCAACAACTTTCGCCTCCAGTATCGCCGCCCGGGTCCCGGTCTACTTCCATCGCGTCCGCGATGGCGAGACCGTCAGCGCGATCGCCGACCGTTTCAACGTGACCGCCAAGCTTGACGCGACCGACAGCGTGGAACTGCGGGCGGGGAATATCCTGGTGATCGATTTCCGCAACGGGGAATTGAAGGCTAGCTGA
- a CDS encoding undecaprenyl-diphosphate phosphatase: MGIEALKYGFLGLVQGLTEFLPVSSQGHLLIAYRFFGLTENLAFDTVVHLATALAAAAYFWRDLMAMLRVTSRESRKMLGLVLVATVITGVLGIGFKDFFEALFADFRYVGPFFIVTGMVILLGEWLGTRYQGLGTRGEERMNWQDACLIGLAQGAAIIPSLSRSAMTISAGLACGLERRLAARFAFIIAIPAIAGAGLLQSKAIFKAGTIGIGAWPLLLGFLAALISGWLAIKLFMTLIERTSIRVFAYYCIVLGLAVMLIGALVTPAQAAVKKPAKKVTVKKKAPAKKKVKKRRVRRPYYPLGSRPKFPVAAAEKPRPEPAPAPIIMPPVPERKPEGKAGWFAEGGLAGGALAITGGYGKQFSDKLYVSGAAGYAVGSGFGIVVLDPVRVSYDLGNYYVGAGLNYAMYSKLVKNIPGLGNISEKNLAGIELLGGLKINERLSARLGYSTCLGLRVSAGYLF, encoded by the coding sequence GTGGGAATCGAAGCGCTAAAGTACGGTTTCCTCGGCCTCGTCCAGGGGCTAACGGAATTCCTGCCAGTATCCTCGCAAGGCCATCTACTGATCGCTTACCGTTTTTTCGGCTTGACCGAGAACCTCGCTTTCGACACGGTCGTCCACCTGGCAACGGCGCTGGCGGCGGCCGCCTATTTCTGGCGCGACCTCATGGCGATGTTACGAGTCACGAGTCGCGAGTCGCGAAAGATGCTTGGCCTGGTTCTGGTTGCGACGGTGATCACCGGCGTGCTGGGGATCGGCTTTAAGGATTTCTTTGAGGCCTTGTTCGCCGATTTTCGCTACGTCGGCCCGTTCTTTATCGTGACCGGGATGGTGATACTCCTTGGCGAATGGCTAGGGACTAGGTACCAGGGGCTGGGGACCAGGGGAGAAGAACGGATGAACTGGCAGGATGCTTGCTTGATCGGGTTGGCGCAGGGGGCGGCGATCATTCCGTCGCTGTCGCGGTCGGCCATGACGATCTCGGCCGGTCTGGCCTGCGGTCTGGAACGCCGGCTGGCCGCCCGGTTCGCTTTCATTATCGCCATTCCGGCGATCGCCGGAGCCGGTTTGCTGCAAAGCAAGGCGATCTTCAAGGCCGGAACGATCGGGATCGGCGCCTGGCCGCTGCTGCTCGGTTTTCTGGCCGCCCTGATCTCGGGCTGGCTGGCGATCAAGCTTTTTATGACCCTGATCGAGCGGACCAGCATCCGGGTTTTTGCCTATTATTGTATCGTTCTGGGTCTGGCGGTCATGCTGATCGGCGCACTGGTCACTCCGGCTCAGGCGGCGGTTAAAAAACCGGCCAAAAAAGTTACGGTCAAGAAGAAAGCCCCGGCCAAGAAAAAGGTCAAGAAACGGCGGGTCCGCCGGCCTTATTACCCTTTAGGTTCGCGGCCTAAATTCCCGGTCGCGGCCGCAGAAAAGCCCAGGCCGGAACCGGCGCCTGCGCCGATCATCATGCCGCCTGTCCCCGAGAGAAAGCCGGAGGGAAAAGCGGGCTGGTTCGCGGAAGGCGGATTAGCCGGCGGAGCGCTGGCGATCACAGGGGGCTATGGCAAGCAATTCAGCGATAAACTATATGTAAGCGGCGCGGCCGGGTACGCCGTTGGCAGCGGATTCGGTATTGTCGTGCTCGATCCGGTCAGGGTAAGTTACGACTTGGGGAATTATTATGTAGGGGCGGGGTTGAACTACGCCATGTATTCCAAGCTGGTCAAGAATATTCCCGGACTGGGGAATATCAGCGAAAAGAACCTGGCCGGTATCGAGCTGCTTGGCGGACTGAAGATCAATGAACGGTTGTCCGCCCGGCTCGGCTACAGCACCTGCCTCGGCCTGCGGGTCTCGGCCGGTTACCTGTTTTAA
- the mutM gene encoding bifunctional DNA-formamidopyrimidine glycosylase/DNA-(apurinic or apyrimidinic site) lyase — MPELPEVETVRRGLQQSIVGKTIAAFTCDTKKMLNRPLAFYRKTLPGLRVQSVDRRAKMLIIKLTDGWNILGHLKMTGQLVFRGGHRSVVGGHPIKEGFEKDPNRFTHATLTFRDKSRLFFNDVRKFGWLRLFTDDDLVKQLDHDLGPEPLDHHFTLEVFRRELAKRPNERIKQFLMDNKHVVGIGNIYSDEICYFARVRPDRRVKSLKGPEVALLFRGIKNILTEAIKYEGTSISDYVNAQGEAGAYTKKLRVYGRYDEKCYGCGGTVKRQKIGGRTSSFCPGCQK; from the coding sequence ATGCCGGAACTGCCCGAAGTCGAAACTGTCCGGCGCGGCCTGCAGCAGAGCATCGTGGGGAAGACGATCGCCGCTTTTACCTGTGATACTAAAAAAATGCTGAACCGGCCGCTCGCTTTCTACCGGAAAACCTTGCCCGGTCTCCGGGTGCAGAGCGTCGACCGCCGGGCCAAGATGCTGATCATCAAATTGACCGACGGCTGGAACATCCTCGGCCACCTGAAGATGACCGGCCAGCTGGTCTTTCGCGGCGGCCACCGGAGCGTTGTCGGCGGTCATCCGATCAAAGAGGGATTCGAAAAAGACCCGAACCGGTTCACGCACGCAACCTTGACCTTCCGGGACAAGAGCCGCCTCTTTTTCAATGATGTCCGGAAGTTCGGCTGGCTCCGGCTTTTTACCGATGACGATCTGGTGAAACAGCTTGACCACGACCTGGGGCCGGAACCGCTCGACCACCACTTTACGCTCGAGGTCTTTCGCCGGGAGCTGGCCAAACGGCCGAACGAACGGATCAAGCAGTTCCTGATGGACAACAAGCACGTGGTCGGCATCGGTAACATCTACAGCGACGAGATCTGCTATTTTGCCCGGGTCCGGCCCGACCGCCGGGTCAAAAGCCTGAAAGGGCCGGAAGTCGCCCTGCTGTTCCGGGGGATCAAGAACATCCTGACGGAAGCGATCAAGTACGAAGGAACCTCGATCAGCGATTACGTCAACGCGCAGGGCGAGGCGGGGGCGTACACTAAGAAGCTCCGGGTCTACGGCCGTTACGATGAGAAATGCTACGGTTGCGGCGGCACGGTCAAGCGGCAGAAGATCGGCGGACGGACGTCGTCGTTCTGCCCGGGGTGCCAAAAATGA
- a CDS encoding fumarylacetoacetate hydrolase family protein, producing MKLNPTKIVCVGLNYKDHAAELKMPLPAEPVLFLKPPSALIFSGEAVVYPPQTRELHYEAELAIVIRDRCKNVSVEEAANHILGFTCGNDITARDLQRQDGQWTRAKSFDTFCALGPRIVKEVDPDNLRIKLLLNGRVKQDSSTANMIFSVDQLVSFVSQVMTLEPEDVIMTGTPPGVGPMERGDTVAVEIAGIGRLENNVT from the coding sequence ATGAAGTTGAACCCGACCAAGATCGTTTGCGTCGGCCTGAACTACAAGGACCACGCGGCGGAGCTGAAAATGCCGCTGCCGGCCGAGCCGGTCCTTTTCCTGAAACCGCCGAGCGCCCTGATCTTTAGCGGCGAAGCGGTCGTCTATCCGCCGCAGACCCGGGAGCTCCATTACGAGGCCGAACTGGCGATCGTGATCCGCGACCGCTGCAAGAACGTCAGCGTGGAAGAGGCGGCGAACCACATCCTCGGTTTTACTTGCGGCAACGACATCACCGCCCGCGACCTGCAGCGGCAGGACGGGCAATGGACCAGGGCCAAGTCGTTCGACACTTTTTGCGCCCTCGGTCCGCGGATCGTCAAAGAGGTCGATCCGGACAACTTGCGGATCAAGTTATTGCTCAACGGGCGGGTCAAGCAGGACTCCAGCACCGCCAACATGATCTTCAGCGTCGATCAGCTGGTCTCGTTCGTTTCGCAGGTGATGACGCTCGAACCGGAAGATGTTATCATGACCGGCACTCCCCCCGGCGTCGGCCCGATGGAACGGGGGGATACGGTCGCGGTGGAAATTGCCGGGATCGGCAGATTGGAGAATAACGTCACATGA
- a CDS encoding MBL fold metallo-hydrolase, which translates to MDFIKFLGTAGARIVVARQLRASGGIWLSLDGTNLLIDPGPGALVRCLRSRPKLDPTTLDGIVLSHKHLDHAADINVMMEALSLGGRAKKGTVLAPADAFGGTDPVIYKYVRSYVKKLAVLKERRTRRIGNLAVTAAVRHRHGGETYGLIIKGRRRTVSYITDTKYFPELARRYRPDVVIISVLSPQPTPFDHLSVEDARLIIKALKPKVTILTHFGLLMIKAGPRRVAARLGAELKRKVLAAGDGLTFPL; encoded by the coding sequence ATGGATTTCATCAAATTCCTCGGGACTGCCGGCGCCCGGATCGTCGTGGCCAGGCAGTTGAGGGCCTCCGGCGGGATCTGGCTGTCGCTGGACGGGACCAATCTATTAATTGATCCCGGCCCGGGCGCGCTGGTCCGCTGCCTCCGTTCCCGCCCCAAACTTGATCCGACCACGCTGGACGGGATCGTCCTCTCCCATAAGCACCTGGACCACGCGGCCGACATCAACGTGATGATGGAAGCGCTGAGCCTGGGCGGCCGGGCGAAGAAGGGGACGGTCCTGGCGCCGGCCGACGCGTTCGGGGGAACGGACCCGGTCATCTATAAGTACGTCCGCTCGTACGTGAAAAAGCTCGCCGTGCTAAAGGAGCGGCGAACGCGGCGGATCGGCAACCTGGCGGTCACGGCAGCGGTCAGGCACCGGCACGGCGGAGAGACTTACGGCCTGATCATCAAAGGGCGGCGGCGCACCGTCTCTTATATCACCGACACGAAATATTTTCCGGAGCTGGCGCGGCGCTACCGGCCCGACGTCGTGATCATCAGCGTGCTTAGCCCCCAACCGACGCCGTTCGATCACCTCTCGGTCGAGGACGCGCGGCTGATCATCAAGGCGCTCAAGCCCAAGGTTACCATTCTGACCCATTTTGGCCTGCTGATGATCAAGGCCGGTCCGCGACGGGTCGCGGCGCGGCTCGGCGCGGAGCTGAAGCGCAAAGTGCTCGCCGCCGGCGACGGCCTGACATTCCCCCTTTGA
- a CDS encoding vWA domain-containing protein codes for MSKKVWSGLFGFLGFLLIAVVVASSFGCATTSSGGKVDPGILTTEAVTISGSASYSGGVVDISLGALIVSGEAITVEASKFSIFVGKSGTATSEWKSVDFTVPGSDTKKPIDVAFILDNTGSMSGRIKAVKDSIAAFAASLEAGGVDATFGAVAFGDYSVSKEAMKGQTVEFDDIDLTNATSLGAWLNVLPGWWGGDGPENPLDGVMYAYNNFTWRSGAQKVFVVITDVNCHQVASNEYGNANYPNDDLTGSPISAYNIALVVNALKGKGVVHVISYDYTYDYTLTGRPYGDTRQLADGLGRGLLTPEANTGGRWAELASSGNVDLTSLGISEILSRSYAFRFSYTFEAGTWFIHILVDTDGDGVFDSDLVISVVVAAGASVPQTKVLGLTPLAAPEGTKN; via the coding sequence ATGTCTAAAAAGGTTTGGTCCGGTCTGTTTGGGTTCCTGGGTTTCTTGCTCATCGCGGTCGTTGTTGCCTCCTCGTTCGGTTGCGCCACCACCAGCTCCGGCGGAAAAGTTGATCCGGGTATATTGACCACGGAAGCGGTCACGATCAGCGGATCGGCCAGCTATTCCGGCGGCGTGGTCGACATTTCGCTCGGCGCCCTGATCGTTTCCGGCGAAGCGATCACGGTGGAAGCCTCCAAGTTCTCCATCTTTGTCGGCAAGTCCGGCACGGCGACCTCCGAATGGAAGAGCGTCGACTTTACCGTCCCCGGCTCGGACACCAAGAAGCCGATCGACGTCGCTTTTATCCTGGACAACACCGGCAGCATGTCGGGCCGGATCAAGGCCGTCAAGGACAGCATCGCCGCTTTTGCCGCTTCCCTTGAGGCGGGCGGCGTTGACGCGACTTTCGGCGCCGTCGCTTTCGGCGATTATTCCGTTTCCAAGGAAGCGATGAAAGGCCAGACCGTGGAATTTGACGATATCGACCTGACCAACGCGACCTCGCTCGGCGCCTGGCTCAACGTGCTGCCTGGCTGGTGGGGCGGCGACGGTCCGGAAAATCCCCTCGACGGCGTGATGTACGCGTACAACAACTTTACTTGGCGGTCGGGGGCCCAGAAAGTGTTCGTGGTCATCACCGACGTCAACTGCCACCAGGTCGCTTCCAATGAGTACGGCAACGCCAATTACCCCAACGACGACCTGACCGGTTCGCCGATCAGCGCCTACAATATTGCCCTGGTCGTCAACGCCCTGAAGGGGAAAGGCGTCGTCCACGTTATCAGCTATGACTATACCTACGATTACACTCTGACCGGCCGCCCGTACGGCGACACCCGCCAGCTGGCGGATGGTTTAGGCCGCGGGCTCCTCACGCCGGAAGCCAATACCGGCGGGCGCTGGGCCGAGCTGGCATCCAGCGGCAACGTCGACCTGACCTCGCTGGGGATCTCGGAGATCCTGTCCCGCAGCTACGCGTTCCGCTTCAGCTATACGTTTGAGGCCGGGACCTGGTTCATCCACATCCTGGTCGACACGGACGGCGACGGCGTGTTCGACAGCGACCTGGTCATCAGCGTGGTCGTCGCGGCCGGCGCGTCGGTCCCGCAGACCAAGGTCTTGGGCTTGACGCCGCTCGCGGCGCCGGAAGGGACCAAGAACTAA
- the secF gene encoding protein translocase subunit SecF, whose translation MDIIKNTKVWFLISAVLLAGALFAFGFNIFVHGKPMNFGIDFTGGTLLNLRFEKPVNVAAIRGVLDEFRLGESVIQKSGDSDILVRTVPLESETRAAIISTLTTKVGTSEILEADIIGPSVGNELTNQALWALLVASIGIIIYVSFRFEFGYALAALLALYHDAIITTGIMALLFRTIDVTFVAAILTIMGYSINDTIVIFDRIRENLKKPALAKKKFGELVNISIWETMARSINTVLTVIVIVLCLLLLGGETLREFSLTLLIGFSLGMCSSIFVAPPLLVIWHQWESKR comes from the coding sequence ATGGATATAATTAAGAACACTAAAGTCTGGTTCCTGATCTCAGCCGTCTTGCTGGCGGGAGCGCTTTTTGCCTTCGGCTTTAATATCTTTGTCCACGGCAAGCCGATGAACTTCGGGATCGATTTTACCGGCGGCACCCTGCTGAACCTCCGCTTTGAAAAGCCGGTCAACGTCGCCGCGATCCGCGGCGTGCTCGACGAGTTCAGGCTGGGGGAGAGCGTGATCCAGAAATCGGGCGACAGCGATATCCTGGTCCGGACCGTGCCGCTGGAGAGCGAGACCCGGGCGGCGATCATCTCCACCCTGACGACCAAGGTCGGCACCTCCGAGATCCTGGAGGCGGACATCATCGGGCCGTCGGTCGGCAACGAGCTGACGAACCAGGCGCTCTGGGCGCTGCTGGTCGCTTCGATCGGCATCATCATCTACGTCTCGTTCCGCTTTGAGTTCGGCTACGCGCTGGCGGCGCTGCTGGCTTTGTACCATGACGCCATCATTACTACCGGGATCATGGCGCTGCTCTTCCGGACGATCGACGTCACCTTCGTGGCGGCGATCCTGACGATCATGGGCTATTCGATCAACGATACCATCGTTATCTTCGACCGGATCCGCGAGAACCTGAAAAAGCCGGCGCTGGCCAAGAAAAAGTTCGGCGAGCTGGTCAACATCAGCATCTGGGAGACGATGGCCCGTTCGATCAATACCGTGTTGACCGTCATCGTCATCGTCCTTTGCCTCCTGCTGCTCGGCGGCGAGACGCTGCGCGAATTCTCCCTGACGCTGCTGATCGGCTTCTCGCTCGGGATGTGCTCTTCGATCTTCGTCGCCCCGCCGCTTCTGGTCATCTGGCACCAGTGGGAATCGAAGCGCTAA
- a CDS encoding DNA translocase FtsK 4TM domain-containing protein, which produces MPPKKNKNTARKPLKESKLPSKFKQDIVAILLIAIAIFILLANLSSATGLLGLFVVKKALRSVIGAGIYLLPAFIGLYGVIMLLRHEVKELTVRLTGLLVMFLVFISVAQFAAPTYFAHVTTHELSKGAGGVIGYAVTFSLEKTIGLAGAYVFLSALGLIATLLMFNITVQTLIDLIAGMLHFDRKAPVEPPKKSAAPPVKPLKPVDKEVIPAPPIEPDKPKPVVEVVLPKTPAEPVKKAKTEAPVDARYEDYELPSLDLLEDSTVKERAAAEKSKALTQERAKLLEQSLRNFGIAATVVAIFQGPAVTRYELQPEPGVKVSRINSLSDDIALAMAAQGIRIEAPVPGKSVIGIEVPNQTVTPVRLKEIINTNEFMHHSSKLVFGLGKDLSGNPIYGDIGKMPHLLIAGTTGSGKSVCINSLITSILMRARPDEVKMLMIDPKMVELSIYDGIAHLLAPVVTDAAKAAVMLKEWVIKEMERRYKLFHAAGARHLEAYNEKVKDEPKLPYILVIVDELADLMMVAAKHVEPAICRIAQMARATGIHLVIATQRPSVDVITGLIKANIPSRIAFAVATQIDSRVILDASGAEVLLGRGDMLYNPIGAMKPTRAQGSFVTDKETEKIIKHVKAQAEPEYLEEIIGIKPIDFGKDSGNGERETGGGKDALFAEVAQLIIESGQASTSYVQRKFRIGYNRAARLMDEMEGAGIVSAPEGDLKVRRVTATRETLKALGLGS; this is translated from the coding sequence ATGCCGCCGAAAAAGAATAAGAATACGGCCCGTAAACCGCTCAAAGAGTCAAAGCTCCCGTCCAAGTTCAAACAGGATATCGTCGCGATCTTATTGATCGCGATCGCCATTTTTATCCTGCTTGCCAACCTTTCCTCGGCGACCGGGCTATTAGGGCTGTTCGTCGTTAAGAAGGCGCTCCGGTCGGTGATCGGGGCGGGGATCTACCTCCTGCCGGCCTTTATCGGCCTCTACGGCGTCATTATGCTCCTCCGGCACGAAGTTAAAGAGTTGACGGTCCGGTTGACCGGCCTGCTGGTCATGTTTTTGGTCTTTATCTCCGTTGCCCAGTTCGCCGCGCCGACTTACTTCGCCCATGTCACTACTCACGAGCTGTCCAAGGGGGCGGGGGGAGTGATCGGCTACGCGGTGACCTTCTCCCTGGAAAAGACGATCGGCCTGGCCGGCGCCTATGTTTTCCTGTCGGCCCTGGGGTTGATCGCGACCCTGTTAATGTTCAACATTACCGTGCAAACCCTGATCGACCTGATCGCCGGGATGCTCCACTTTGACCGGAAAGCGCCGGTCGAGCCGCCGAAAAAGTCGGCCGCGCCGCCGGTCAAGCCGCTCAAGCCGGTCGATAAAGAGGTCATTCCCGCGCCGCCCATTGAACCGGACAAGCCGAAGCCGGTCGTCGAAGTCGTTCTGCCCAAGACGCCGGCTGAGCCGGTCAAGAAGGCGAAGACTGAAGCGCCAGTTGATGCCAGATATGAGGACTATGAATTGCCGTCGCTTGATCTGCTGGAAGACTCGACCGTTAAAGAACGGGCAGCCGCCGAGAAGTCAAAGGCCCTGACCCAGGAAAGGGCCAAGCTCCTGGAACAGTCGCTCCGCAACTTCGGGATCGCCGCCACGGTCGTCGCCATCTTCCAGGGGCCGGCGGTCACCCGCTACGAGCTGCAGCCGGAGCCGGGGGTCAAGGTCAGCCGGATCAACAGTTTGTCCGACGATATCGCCCTCGCCATGGCGGCGCAGGGGATCAGGATCGAGGCGCCGGTCCCCGGCAAGTCGGTGATCGGGATCGAAGTGCCGAACCAGACCGTGACCCCGGTCCGCCTGAAAGAGATCATCAATACCAACGAGTTCATGCACCATTCGTCCAAGCTGGTCTTCGGCCTCGGCAAAGACCTTTCCGGCAACCCGATCTACGGCGACATCGGCAAGATGCCCCACTTGTTGATCGCCGGGACGACCGGCTCCGGCAAATCGGTCTGCATCAACTCGCTCATTACCAGTATTTTGATGCGGGCCAGGCCCGATGAGGTCAAGATGCTGATGATCGACCCGAAGATGGTCGAACTTTCGATCTACGACGGGATCGCCCACCTGCTGGCCCCGGTCGTGACCGACGCGGCCAAGGCGGCCGTTATGCTAAAAGAATGGGTCATCAAGGAGATGGAGCGGCGTTATAAACTGTTCCACGCCGCCGGCGCCCGGCACCTGGAAGCGTACAATGAAAAGGTCAAAGACGAGCCCAAGCTCCCTTATATCCTGGTGATCGTCGACGAGCTGGCCGATCTGATGATGGTCGCGGCCAAGCACGTGGAGCCGGCGATCTGCCGGATCGCCCAGATGGCCCGCGCCACCGGCATTCACCTGGTCATCGCCACCCAGCGGCCGTCGGTCGACGTCATCACCGGCCTGATCAAGGCGAACATCCCGTCGCGGATCGCTTTTGCCGTCGCCACGCAGATCGACTCGCGGGTCATTCTCGACGCCTCGGGGGCCGAGGTCCTGCTCGGCCGGGGCGACATGCTGTATAACCCGATCGGCGCGATGAAGCCGACCCGGGCGCAGGGCTCTTTCGTGACCGACAAGGAGACCGAAAAGATCATCAAGCACGTCAAAGCGCAGGCCGAGCCGGAGTACCTGGAAGAGATCATCGGGATCAAGCCGATCGATTTCGGCAAGGATTCCGGCAATGGGGAAAGGGAGACGGGCGGCGGGAAAGACGCGCTGTTCGCCGAGGTCGCCCAGCTGATCATCGAAAGCGGCCAGGCGTCGACCTCTTACGTCCAGCGGAAGTTCCGGATCGGCTATAACCGGGCGGCCCGGCTGATGGACGAGATGGAAGGGGCGGGGATCGTCAGCGCGCCGGAAGGCGATCTCAAGGTTCGCAGAGTCACCGCTACCAGAGAAACCCTCAAAGCGCTCGGCCTCGGTTCTTAG
- the secD gene encoding protein translocase subunit SecD has protein sequence MQKNINQLRFLALLATVGISVYIIMQLPITLGLDLQGGTRLVLEGQDTAKVKISDDAMAGVAAVIRNRIDALGVTEPTIQRKGKDQVIVELPGIKDPERAIKVIGDTALLEFVEAEWSPGDSRTVSAEKIKEFYGPDARLDFVKEMQGGRVESERPIILKKTVLTGADLKGAWPGLDQYGNPVVDIEFNGKGAEIFGEVTARSVNKPIAIILDRKIISAPNVREPIPSGKAQISGSFAAQDVQDLVIKLKAGALPIPVRLIETRVVGPSLGRDSIDRSKIAGVIGFAIIIAFMVLYYRLPGFLADIALLIYVPLTLAGLCLFRATLTLPGIAGFLLSIGMAVDANVIIFERLKEELRLGKTIKASVEAAFQRAFAAILDSNVTTIIGAVTLFFVGTGTIKGFAVTLTVGIIASMFTALTLTHMMMNMLVDAKIVTKPESKLLYK, from the coding sequence ATGCAGAAGAACATTAACCAGCTGAGATTCCTCGCGCTGCTTGCCACGGTCGGGATCTCCGTATACATTATAATGCAGCTGCCGATCACCCTCGGGCTTGACCTGCAGGGCGGCACCCGGCTGGTGCTCGAAGGGCAGGACACCGCCAAGGTCAAGATCTCCGATGACGCCATGGCCGGCGTCGCGGCCGTGATCCGCAACCGGATCGACGCGCTCGGCGTGACCGAACCGACGATCCAGCGCAAGGGAAAAGACCAGGTGATCGTAGAGCTCCCCGGCATCAAGGATCCCGAACGGGCGATCAAGGTGATCGGCGATACCGCTCTCCTTGAGTTCGTGGAGGCGGAGTGGTCGCCGGGCGATTCGCGCACCGTGTCGGCCGAGAAGATCAAGGAGTTTTACGGGCCGGACGCCCGGCTCGATTTCGTTAAGGAAATGCAGGGCGGCCGGGTCGAGAGCGAGCGGCCGATCATCCTTAAAAAGACCGTTTTGACCGGCGCGGACCTGAAAGGGGCCTGGCCGGGGCTGGACCAGTACGGGAACCCGGTCGTCGATATCGAGTTCAACGGCAAAGGGGCGGAGATCTTCGGCGAGGTGACCGCCCGTTCGGTCAACAAGCCGATCGCCATCATCCTCGACCGGAAGATCATTTCCGCGCCCAACGTTCGCGAACCGATCCCCTCCGGTAAAGCGCAGATCTCCGGCAGTTTTGCCGCGCAGGACGTCCAGGACCTGGTCATCAAGCTGAAGGCGGGCGCCCTGCCGATCCCGGTCAGGCTGATCGAGACCCGGGTCGTCGGCCCGTCGCTCGGCCGCGATTCGATCGACCGGAGCAAGATCGCCGGCGTCATCGGCTTTGCCATCATTATCGCTTTCATGGTCCTGTATTACCGCTTGCCCGGTTTCCTGGCCGACATCGCCTTATTAATATATGTACCGCTGACGCTGGCCGGCCTCTGTCTTTTCCGGGCAACCTTGACTTTGCCCGGCATTGCCGGCTTCCTGTTGTCGATCGGCATGGCGGTCGACGCCAACGTCATCATCTTTGAGCGGTTAAAAGAGGAGCTCCGGCTCGGCAAGACGATCAAGGCGTCGGTCGAAGCCGCTTTCCAGCGGGCGTTCGCGGCGATCCTCGATTCCAACGTCACCACGATCATCGGCGCGGTCACCCTTTTCTTCGTCGGGACCGGCACGATCAAGGGCTTCGCCGTCACGCTGACGGTCGGCATCATCGCTTCGATGTTCACGGCGCTGACGCTCACGCACATGATGATGAACATGCTGGTTGACGCCAAGATCGTGACCAAGCCGGAATCGAAGCTGCTATATAAATAA
- a CDS encoding DUF2914 domain-containing protein, giving the protein MSKITGYARQDEPTWLYISLALLALGVIAALLYGGSAFYRWVESGSAARLKAAETKPAEIKVAQPAVEVKAAVGPAGALGGVTVERITFTSELDEDNQPSDDLSELSTADTNTLYCSTRIKSDKAQAVRHVWLRPDGKIAADITLHLGTQTVDTYSYISLYGAQKGDWQMQVRNERDEVVAGKTFKIS; this is encoded by the coding sequence ATGAGCAAAATAACCGGTTACGCGCGCCAGGACGAACCGACCTGGCTTTATATTTCGCTGGCCTTGCTGGCGCTGGGCGTGATCGCCGCGCTCCTGTACGGCGGGTCGGCGTTCTACCGCTGGGTCGAGAGCGGCAGCGCCGCGCGGCTGAAAGCCGCCGAAACGAAGCCGGCGGAGATCAAGGTCGCGCAGCCGGCGGTCGAGGTCAAGGCGGCGGTCGGCCCGGCCGGCGCGCTGGGCGGCGTCACGGTGGAAAGGATCACTTTTACTTCCGAGCTGGACGAGGACAACCAGCCGAGCGACGACCTCAGCGAACTATCCACGGCCGACACCAACACTCTTTATTGTTCCACCCGGATCAAGAGCGATAAGGCCCAGGCTGTCCGCCACGTCTGGCTGCGGCCGGACGGCAAGATCGCCGCCGACATCACCCTCCATTTGGGGACGCAGACGGTCGACACTTACAGCTACATTAGCTTGTACGGGGCGCAAAAAGGGGATTGGCAAATGCAAGTGAGAAACGAACGGGACGAAGTGGTCGCCGGGAAGACGTTTAAGATCAGCTAG